From the Mangifera indica cultivar Alphonso chromosome 10, CATAS_Mindica_2.1, whole genome shotgun sequence genome, one window contains:
- the LOC123227644 gene encoding TBC1 domain family member 9B-like isoform X1: MKTVTATKPINPLVTKRDTYGFAVRPQHVQRYREYANIYKEEEEERSDRWKSFLERQAELAQLPVNGLSFEEDNKKLHTEAEGEVACDNQEKVVEVDDASVKKPDSECSPENGEAKEEIQSTSREKPHRILTWTEIRPSLRGIEEMMCMRVKKKGNLSKNKETGRGKPSTPIDEVKSLKVASEEDSDDEFYDVEKSDPAQDGPSSDSVTAPAAGSNAADAAPLESVFPWKEELEVLVRGGVPMALRGELWQAFVGVRARRVEKYYQDLLASETKSGNNTEENSSLSDSDSKSLTTDSVCMPEKWKGQIEKDLPRTFPGHPALDDDGRNALRRLLTAYARHNPSVGYCQAMNFFAALLLLMMPEENAFWALMGIIDDYFDGYYSEEMIESQVDQLVFEELVRERFPKLVNHLDYLGVQVAWVSGPWFLSIFMNMLPWESVLRVWDVLLFEGNRVMLLRTALALMELYGPALVTTKDAGDAVTLLQSLAGSTFDSSQLVLTACMGFQNVNESRLVELRNKHRPDVIAAIEERSKGLQAWRDSQGLSSKLFNFQQDPKTMLIETNKGARTDDTQTNGNLSRSESGSTNADEVLISLTADVEIDSAPDLRDQVVWLKVELCKLLEEKRSALLRAEELETALMEMVKQDNRRQLSAKVEQLEQEVSELRRAFAEKQEQESAMLQVLMRVEQEQRVTEDARRFAEQEAAAQRHATQVLQEKYEEAMASLAEMEKRVVMAESMLEATLQYQSGKLKAQPSPRSPQPDSKAHQEPMPELPGRKISLLARPFGLGWRDRNKQQEKPISTDTPTDAKSADIKLSDKGQSQSSPQKETNGNSDEVQE; this comes from the exons ATGAAGACCGTCACCGCCACCAAGCCTATTAATCCGCTCGTCACCAAGAG GGATACTTATGGGTTTGCAGTGAGACCGCAGCATGTACAAAGATATAGAGAGTATGCAAATATTTACAAG GAGGAAGAGGAGGAAAGATCAGACAGGTGGAAGAGCTTCTTGGAGCGGCAAGCAGAGTTGGCTCAGTTGCCTGTTAATGGGTTATCTTTTGAGGAAGACAACAAAAAATTGCATACTGAAGCTGAGGGGGAAGTGGCTTGTGATAATCAAGAGAAGGTTGTTGAAGTAGATGATGCAAGTGTCAAGAAGCCTGATTCTGAGTGCTCCCCTGAAAATGGTGAAGCAAAGGAAGAGATACAGTCCACATCAAGGGAAAAGCCTCATAGGATCCTAACATGGACTGAGATTAGACCATCACTTCGTGGCATTGAAGAAATGATGTGTATGCGtgtaaaaaagaaaggaaatttaTCTAAAAACAAAGAGACTGGAAGAGGGAAGCCTTCAACTCCTATTGATGAGGTTAAATCCTTGAAAGTAGCTTCAGAGGAGGACTCTGATGATGAGTTTTATGATGTGGAAAAGTCAGATCCGGCTCAGGATGGCCCATCAAGTGATAGTGTGACTGCCCCTGCCGCTGGTTCTAATGCTGCTGATGCAGCCCCTCTAGAATCTGTATTTCCTTGGAAAGAAGAGTTGGAGGTCCTTGTTCGTGGGGGAGTGCCAATGGCTCTACGAGGAGAG CTTTGGCAAGCATTTGTGGGTGTGAGGGCACGCCGAGTGGAGAAGTATTACCAGGATTTGCTTGCTTCCGAAACTAAGTCTGGCAATAACACAGAAGAAAATAGTTCTCTGTCTGACAGTGATAGCAAGAGTTTAACTACAGATTCTGTCTGTATGCCCGAGAAATGGAAAGGGCAGATTGAGAAG GATTTGCCTCGAACATTCCCAGGGCATCCTGCTCTGGATGATGATGGTAGAAATGCTTTGAGGCGGTTACTTACAGCATATGCTCGACACAACCCTTCTGTTGGGTACTGTCAG GCCATGAATTTCTTTGCTGCACTGTTACTTCTGATGATGCCTGAAGAAAATGCCTTCTG GGCATTAATGGGCATTATTGACGACTATTTTGATGGATATTACTCTGAGGAAATGATAGAGTCTCAG GTTGACCAACTTGTTTTTGAGGAGTTGGTGCGCGAGAGATTTCCTAAATTgg TCAATCATCTGGATTACCTGGGAGTGCAGGTAGCATGGGTTAGTGGACCGTGGTTCCTTTCCATTTTCATGAACATGCTTCCATGGGAAAGTG TTCTTCGGGTCTGGGATGTGCTGCTTTTTGAAGGAAACCGTGTCATGCTTCTTAGAACAGCACTTGCTTTGATGGAATTATATG GCCCTGCATTAGTTACAACTAAGGATGCTGGAGATGCAGTTACTTTGCTTCAGTCGCTGGCTGGCTCAACCTTTGATAGCAGTCAACTTGTATTGACAGCTTGCATGGGTTTCCAAAATGTAAATGAAAGCAGATTAGTGGAGTTGAGAAACAAGCATCGGCCAGATGTAATAGCTGCCATTGAGGAAAGATCAAAGGGGCTTCAAGCTTGGAGGGATTCTCAGGGTCTATCATCTAAGCTATTTAATTTTCAGCAGGATCCCAAGACAATGTTAATAGAAACAAATAAAGGAGCACGAACAGATGATACACAGACAAATGGTAATCTATCTCGTTCAGAGTCTGGATCCACAAATGCAGATGAAGTTCTTATTAGCCTTACAGCAGATGTGGAGATAGATTCTGCTCCAGATCTTCGAGATCAG GTGGTGTGGTTAAAAGTTGAATTATGCAAATTACTGGAGGAAAAAAGATCTGCTTTGCTCAG AGCTGAAGAGCTGGAGACAGCTTTGATGGAGATGGTCAAGCAGGACAATCGGCGGCAATTGAGTGCTAAG GTTGAGCAATTAGAGCAAGAGGTTTCTGAGCTTAGGAGGGCCTTCGCTGAAAAGCAGGAGCAAGAAAGTGCCATGCTCCAG GTGTTAATGCGGGTTGAGCAAGAACAAAGGGTAACAGAAGACGCTCGCAGATTTGCTGAGCAAGAGGCTGCAGCTCAGAGACATGCTACTCAAGTGCTTCAG GAAAAGTATGAAGAGGCCATGGCTTCGCTTGCAGAAATGGAAAAAAGAGTGGTTATGGCAGAATCTATGTTGGAGGCTACCTTGCAGTACCAATCCGGCAAACTGAAGGCACAGCCATCTCCAAG ATCTCCCCAGCCAGATTCAAAAGCTCATCAAGAACCCATGCCAGAACTGCCTGGAAGGAAGATTAGTTTATTAGCTCGACCTTTTGGACTTGGCTGGCGAGACCGGAACAAG CAACAGGAAAAACCTATTAGCACAGATACGCCAACAGATGCCAAGTCTGCTGATATAAAGTTGTCAGACAAGGGGCAAAGCCAAAGCAGCCCGCAGAAAGAAACAAATGGAAACAGTGATGAAGTACAAGAGTGA
- the LOC123227644 gene encoding TBC1 domain family member 9B-like isoform X2 has product MLTYANRSFLEVDCRDTYGFAVRPQHVQRYREYANIYKEEEEERSDRWKSFLERQAELAQLPVNGLSFEEDNKKLHTEAEGEVACDNQEKVVEVDDASVKKPDSECSPENGEAKEEIQSTSREKPHRILTWTEIRPSLRGIEEMMCMRVKKKGNLSKNKETGRGKPSTPIDEVKSLKVASEEDSDDEFYDVEKSDPAQDGPSSDSVTAPAAGSNAADAAPLESVFPWKEELEVLVRGGVPMALRGELWQAFVGVRARRVEKYYQDLLASETKSGNNTEENSSLSDSDSKSLTTDSVCMPEKWKGQIEKDLPRTFPGHPALDDDGRNALRRLLTAYARHNPSVGYCQAMNFFAALLLLMMPEENAFWALMGIIDDYFDGYYSEEMIESQVDQLVFEELVRERFPKLVNHLDYLGVQVAWVSGPWFLSIFMNMLPWESVLRVWDVLLFEGNRVMLLRTALALMELYGPALVTTKDAGDAVTLLQSLAGSTFDSSQLVLTACMGFQNVNESRLVELRNKHRPDVIAAIEERSKGLQAWRDSQGLSSKLFNFQQDPKTMLIETNKGARTDDTQTNGNLSRSESGSTNADEVLISLTADVEIDSAPDLRDQVVWLKVELCKLLEEKRSALLRAEELETALMEMVKQDNRRQLSAKVEQLEQEVSELRRAFAEKQEQESAMLQVLMRVEQEQRVTEDARRFAEQEAAAQRHATQVLQEKYEEAMASLAEMEKRVVMAESMLEATLQYQSGKLKAQPSPRSPQPDSKAHQEPMPELPGRKISLLARPFGLGWRDRNKQQEKPISTDTPTDAKSADIKLSDKGQSQSSPQKETNGNSDEVQE; this is encoded by the exons ATGTTGACTTATGCGAATCGGAGCTTTTTAGAGGTCGATTGTAG GGATACTTATGGGTTTGCAGTGAGACCGCAGCATGTACAAAGATATAGAGAGTATGCAAATATTTACAAG GAGGAAGAGGAGGAAAGATCAGACAGGTGGAAGAGCTTCTTGGAGCGGCAAGCAGAGTTGGCTCAGTTGCCTGTTAATGGGTTATCTTTTGAGGAAGACAACAAAAAATTGCATACTGAAGCTGAGGGGGAAGTGGCTTGTGATAATCAAGAGAAGGTTGTTGAAGTAGATGATGCAAGTGTCAAGAAGCCTGATTCTGAGTGCTCCCCTGAAAATGGTGAAGCAAAGGAAGAGATACAGTCCACATCAAGGGAAAAGCCTCATAGGATCCTAACATGGACTGAGATTAGACCATCACTTCGTGGCATTGAAGAAATGATGTGTATGCGtgtaaaaaagaaaggaaatttaTCTAAAAACAAAGAGACTGGAAGAGGGAAGCCTTCAACTCCTATTGATGAGGTTAAATCCTTGAAAGTAGCTTCAGAGGAGGACTCTGATGATGAGTTTTATGATGTGGAAAAGTCAGATCCGGCTCAGGATGGCCCATCAAGTGATAGTGTGACTGCCCCTGCCGCTGGTTCTAATGCTGCTGATGCAGCCCCTCTAGAATCTGTATTTCCTTGGAAAGAAGAGTTGGAGGTCCTTGTTCGTGGGGGAGTGCCAATGGCTCTACGAGGAGAG CTTTGGCAAGCATTTGTGGGTGTGAGGGCACGCCGAGTGGAGAAGTATTACCAGGATTTGCTTGCTTCCGAAACTAAGTCTGGCAATAACACAGAAGAAAATAGTTCTCTGTCTGACAGTGATAGCAAGAGTTTAACTACAGATTCTGTCTGTATGCCCGAGAAATGGAAAGGGCAGATTGAGAAG GATTTGCCTCGAACATTCCCAGGGCATCCTGCTCTGGATGATGATGGTAGAAATGCTTTGAGGCGGTTACTTACAGCATATGCTCGACACAACCCTTCTGTTGGGTACTGTCAG GCCATGAATTTCTTTGCTGCACTGTTACTTCTGATGATGCCTGAAGAAAATGCCTTCTG GGCATTAATGGGCATTATTGACGACTATTTTGATGGATATTACTCTGAGGAAATGATAGAGTCTCAG GTTGACCAACTTGTTTTTGAGGAGTTGGTGCGCGAGAGATTTCCTAAATTgg TCAATCATCTGGATTACCTGGGAGTGCAGGTAGCATGGGTTAGTGGACCGTGGTTCCTTTCCATTTTCATGAACATGCTTCCATGGGAAAGTG TTCTTCGGGTCTGGGATGTGCTGCTTTTTGAAGGAAACCGTGTCATGCTTCTTAGAACAGCACTTGCTTTGATGGAATTATATG GCCCTGCATTAGTTACAACTAAGGATGCTGGAGATGCAGTTACTTTGCTTCAGTCGCTGGCTGGCTCAACCTTTGATAGCAGTCAACTTGTATTGACAGCTTGCATGGGTTTCCAAAATGTAAATGAAAGCAGATTAGTGGAGTTGAGAAACAAGCATCGGCCAGATGTAATAGCTGCCATTGAGGAAAGATCAAAGGGGCTTCAAGCTTGGAGGGATTCTCAGGGTCTATCATCTAAGCTATTTAATTTTCAGCAGGATCCCAAGACAATGTTAATAGAAACAAATAAAGGAGCACGAACAGATGATACACAGACAAATGGTAATCTATCTCGTTCAGAGTCTGGATCCACAAATGCAGATGAAGTTCTTATTAGCCTTACAGCAGATGTGGAGATAGATTCTGCTCCAGATCTTCGAGATCAG GTGGTGTGGTTAAAAGTTGAATTATGCAAATTACTGGAGGAAAAAAGATCTGCTTTGCTCAG AGCTGAAGAGCTGGAGACAGCTTTGATGGAGATGGTCAAGCAGGACAATCGGCGGCAATTGAGTGCTAAG GTTGAGCAATTAGAGCAAGAGGTTTCTGAGCTTAGGAGGGCCTTCGCTGAAAAGCAGGAGCAAGAAAGTGCCATGCTCCAG GTGTTAATGCGGGTTGAGCAAGAACAAAGGGTAACAGAAGACGCTCGCAGATTTGCTGAGCAAGAGGCTGCAGCTCAGAGACATGCTACTCAAGTGCTTCAG GAAAAGTATGAAGAGGCCATGGCTTCGCTTGCAGAAATGGAAAAAAGAGTGGTTATGGCAGAATCTATGTTGGAGGCTACCTTGCAGTACCAATCCGGCAAACTGAAGGCACAGCCATCTCCAAG ATCTCCCCAGCCAGATTCAAAAGCTCATCAAGAACCCATGCCAGAACTGCCTGGAAGGAAGATTAGTTTATTAGCTCGACCTTTTGGACTTGGCTGGCGAGACCGGAACAAG CAACAGGAAAAACCTATTAGCACAGATACGCCAACAGATGCCAAGTCTGCTGATATAAAGTTGTCAGACAAGGGGCAAAGCCAAAGCAGCCCGCAGAAAGAAACAAATGGAAACAGTGATGAAGTACAAGAGTGA
- the LOC123228185 gene encoding CDP-diacylglycerol--glycerol-3-phosphate 3-phosphatidyltransferase 1, chloroplastic-like isoform X1, whose protein sequence is MPVSGLNLKLTMASPFSINSCKLVRHIPTATTPPPPLTPTRTNCTRKTLCAYFPPAAHVISLPGYNRNPPFLFTMFRGRKTRFSSSTPTPSPPLNKAGFPGSNLNPNHPSGSGAVADMDPDNDKTVHGGDWYGKPTPSPSLHQRQQQQPPSSKLLTLPTILTLGRVAAVPLLIGTFHVDSWWGRTATTSIFIVAAITDWLDGYLARKMRLGSTFGAFLDPVADKLMVAATLVLLCTRPLEISAFGEVPWLLPVPAIVIIGREITMSAVREWAASQNVKLLEAVAVNKLGKWKTATQMIALTILLATRDSSLGEPLYLVGSGVALLYLSAGLSLWSLAVYMGKISKVLLK, encoded by the exons ATGCCGGTCTCGGGTCTCAATCTTAAATTGACCATGGCTTCTCCCTTCAGCATCAACTCTTGCAAACTGGTGCGCCACATCCCCACCGCCACCACTCCCCCACCACCACTAACCCCAACACGCACTAATTGCACGAGGAAAACACTCTGCGCATACTTCCCCCCCGCGGCGCACGTTATCTCTCTCCCTGGTTATAATAGAAACCCTCCTTTCCTTTTTACAATGTTTCGTGGCCGCAAAACTCGCTTCTCCTCTTCTACTCCCACTCCTTCGCCCCCCCTTAATAAAGCCGGCTTTCCCGGGTCAAATCTAAACCCCAATCATCCTTCCGGGTCCGGTGCAGTCGCAGACATGGATCCGGATAACGATAAGACCGTTCATGGTGGAGATTGGTACGGTAAACCAACGCCGTCACCGTCATTGCATCAACGACAGCAACAACAACCACCGTCTTCTAAGTTGCTGACGTTGCCTACTATCTTAACCCTTGGTCGCGTTGCCGCCGTGCCGCTCCTTATTGGCA CCTTTCATGTTGATAGTTGGTGGGGAAGGACAGCGACGACAAGTATTTTTATTGTTGCTGCAATCACAGATTGGCTTGATGGTTACCTTGCTCGCaag ATGAGATTGGGCTCGACTTTTGGTGCATTTTTGGATCCAGTAGCCGATAAG CTCATGGTTGCTGCAACATTGGTCTTATTGTGTACGAGACCTTTGGAAATATCAGCATTTGGGGAAGTTCCATGGCTATTGCCTGTGCCTGCAATTGTAATAATTGGTAGAGAG ATAACCATGTCTGCTGTTAGAGAATGGGCTGCTTCTCAGAATGTTAAGCTTTTAGAG GCTGTTGCGGTAAATAAACTGGGCAAGTGGAAAACTGCAACACAGATGATTGCACTAACCATCCTTCTAGCCACTCGAGATAGCAG TCTTGGGGAGCCCTTGTATCTTGTAGGTTCTGGTGTTGCTTTGCTTTATCTCTCAGCAGGGCTTTCCTTGTGGTCTTTAGCTGTGTATATGGGGAAGATATCAAAAGTGTTGCTCAAGTAG
- the LOC123228185 gene encoding CDP-diacylglycerol--glycerol-3-phosphate 3-phosphatidyltransferase 2-like isoform X2: MPVSGLNLKLTMASPFSINSCKLVRHIPTATTPPPPLTPTRTNCTRKTLCAYFPPAAHVISLPGYNRNPPFLFTMFRGRKTRFSSSTPTPSPPLNKAGFPGSNLNPNHPSGSGAVADMDPDNDKTVHGGDWYGKPTPSPSLHQRQQQQPPSSKLLTLPTILTLGRVAAVPLLIGTFHVDSWWGRTATTSIFIVAAITDWLDGYLARKMRLGSTFGAFLDPVADKITMSAVREWAASQNVKLLEAVAVNKLGKWKTATQMIALTILLATRDSSLGEPLYLVGSGVALLYLSAGLSLWSLAVYMGKISKVLLK; the protein is encoded by the exons ATGCCGGTCTCGGGTCTCAATCTTAAATTGACCATGGCTTCTCCCTTCAGCATCAACTCTTGCAAACTGGTGCGCCACATCCCCACCGCCACCACTCCCCCACCACCACTAACCCCAACACGCACTAATTGCACGAGGAAAACACTCTGCGCATACTTCCCCCCCGCGGCGCACGTTATCTCTCTCCCTGGTTATAATAGAAACCCTCCTTTCCTTTTTACAATGTTTCGTGGCCGCAAAACTCGCTTCTCCTCTTCTACTCCCACTCCTTCGCCCCCCCTTAATAAAGCCGGCTTTCCCGGGTCAAATCTAAACCCCAATCATCCTTCCGGGTCCGGTGCAGTCGCAGACATGGATCCGGATAACGATAAGACCGTTCATGGTGGAGATTGGTACGGTAAACCAACGCCGTCACCGTCATTGCATCAACGACAGCAACAACAACCACCGTCTTCTAAGTTGCTGACGTTGCCTACTATCTTAACCCTTGGTCGCGTTGCCGCCGTGCCGCTCCTTATTGGCA CCTTTCATGTTGATAGTTGGTGGGGAAGGACAGCGACGACAAGTATTTTTATTGTTGCTGCAATCACAGATTGGCTTGATGGTTACCTTGCTCGCaag ATGAGATTGGGCTCGACTTTTGGTGCATTTTTGGATCCAGTAGCCGATAAG ATAACCATGTCTGCTGTTAGAGAATGGGCTGCTTCTCAGAATGTTAAGCTTTTAGAG GCTGTTGCGGTAAATAAACTGGGCAAGTGGAAAACTGCAACACAGATGATTGCACTAACCATCCTTCTAGCCACTCGAGATAGCAG TCTTGGGGAGCCCTTGTATCTTGTAGGTTCTGGTGTTGCTTTGCTTTATCTCTCAGCAGGGCTTTCCTTGTGGTCTTTAGCTGTGTATATGGGGAAGATATCAAAAGTGTTGCTCAAGTAG
- the LOC123227860 gene encoding probable protein phosphatase 2C 28 isoform X2: protein MVKQGCIYHTRVHMPSVCGLPGTVSFILAFTAPTSEILTCFNEKRQPQRESISSNGNWISRSIGDAYLKKAEFNREPLFPKFRVPEPYDKPILIAELTILVQELCSEDQFLIFASITYGST from the exons ATGGTGAAACAAG GTTGTATATATCATACACGTGTCCATATGCCCAGCGTGTGTGGATTACCCGGAACTGTAAG TTTCATACTCGCCTTCACTGCACCAACTTCAGAAATACTCACTTGTTTCAATGAGAAAAGGCAGCCGCAGAGGGAGAGTATCAGCAGCAATGGCAACTGG ATTTCAAGGTCCATTGGTGATGCCTATCTGAAGAAGGCAGAGTTTAACAGAGAGCCTCTTTTTCCTAAGTTCAGAGTGCCAGAGCCCTACGATAAGCCAATCCTTATAGCGGAGCTGACGATATTGGTGCAGGAACTGTGCTCTGAAGATCAATTTCTTATATTTGCATCGATAACCTATGGGAGCACCTAA
- the LOC123227860 gene encoding probable protein phosphatase 2C 28 isoform X1, protein MATSVVQEVLPLAQTLLQSLMVKQGCIYHTRVHMPSVCGLPGTVSFILAFTAPTSEILTCFNEKRQPQRESISSNGNWISRSIGDAYLKKAEFNREPLFPKFRVPEPYDKPILIAELTILVQELCSEDQFLIFASITYGST, encoded by the exons ATGGCCACCAG TGTTGTTCAAGAGGTTTTGCCTCTAGCTCAGACCCTCCTTCAATCTTTGATGGTGAAACAAG GTTGTATATATCATACACGTGTCCATATGCCCAGCGTGTGTGGATTACCCGGAACTGTAAG TTTCATACTCGCCTTCACTGCACCAACTTCAGAAATACTCACTTGTTTCAATGAGAAAAGGCAGCCGCAGAGGGAGAGTATCAGCAGCAATGGCAACTGG ATTTCAAGGTCCATTGGTGATGCCTATCTGAAGAAGGCAGAGTTTAACAGAGAGCCTCTTTTTCCTAAGTTCAGAGTGCCAGAGCCCTACGATAAGCCAATCCTTATAGCGGAGCTGACGATATTGGTGCAGGAACTGTGCTCTGAAGATCAATTTCTTATATTTGCATCGATAACCTATGGGAGCACCTAA